One genomic segment of Arthrobacter sp. Marseille-P9274 includes these proteins:
- the rimM gene encoding ribosome maturation factor RimM (Essential for efficient processing of 16S rRNA) produces MHVQVARIGKPHGIRGEVTVQVLTDAPEERFTPGARLVVEPERLGPLTVRSARWNKEILLLGFDEVGDRNGAEELRGVKLFVDSDDHEDEDAWYEHELVGLKALVGDEEVGRVTGLNTLPAQDQLVIEAANGEEILVPFVEQIVPEVDVDQGFVRLTPPPGLFEVNSPEHRTEPDDGEGER; encoded by the coding sequence ATGCACGTCCAGGTTGCCAGGATCGGCAAACCGCACGGGATCAGAGGAGAAGTCACCGTCCAGGTCCTCACCGATGCGCCCGAGGAACGGTTCACTCCCGGTGCCCGGCTTGTGGTGGAGCCGGAACGGCTCGGTCCTCTGACCGTCCGGTCGGCGCGGTGGAACAAGGAGATCCTGCTGCTCGGTTTCGACGAAGTGGGCGACCGCAACGGCGCCGAGGAACTGCGCGGCGTGAAGCTCTTCGTGGACAGCGATGACCATGAGGACGAGGACGCGTGGTACGAACACGAGCTGGTGGGGCTGAAGGCACTCGTCGGCGACGAAGAGGTCGGCCGTGTGACCGGCCTGAACACCTTGCCCGCACAGGACCAGCTGGTCATTGAGGCAGCCAACGGCGAAGAGATCCTGGTGCCGTTCGTAGAACAGATCGTGCCGGAAGTCGACGTCGACCAAGGCTTCGTCCGCCTGACTCCGCCGCCCGGACTTTTCGAAGTCAACAGCCCGGAACACCGGACCGAACCGGACGACGGCGAGGGGGAGCGCTAG
- a CDS encoding RNA-binding protein has translation MLAEALEHLVRGIVDSPEDVKVTVKSNRRSEIIEVRVNQDDLGRVIGRQGRTARALRTVISALADGEPVRVDVVDTDRRR, from the coding sequence ATGCTGGCCGAAGCGCTCGAACACCTGGTCCGTGGCATCGTTGACAGTCCCGAGGACGTCAAGGTCACGGTCAAAAGCAACCGCCGCTCGGAAATCATCGAGGTGCGGGTCAACCAGGATGATTTGGGCCGCGTGATCGGCAGGCAGGGCCGCACCGCCCGCGCACTGCGGACCGTCATCTCTGCCCTGGCAGACGGTGAACCGGTCCGCGTGGACGTGGTGGACACGGACCGCCGCCGCTGA
- the rpsP gene encoding 30S ribosomal protein S16 translates to MAVKIRLKRFGKKFSAHYRVVVMDSRAKRDGRAIEEIGQYHPTQEPSFIEINSERAQYWLGVGAQPTEQAEVLLKITGDWQKFKGIEGQEGTLKTKAPKEAFVAPEKESVIIPEAITPKAKKEDADEAAAEAPAEEADETAKAE, encoded by the coding sequence GTGGCCGTAAAGATTCGCCTTAAGCGCTTCGGTAAGAAGTTCTCTGCCCACTACCGCGTCGTTGTCATGGATTCCCGCGCCAAGCGCGACGGTCGTGCCATCGAAGAGATCGGGCAGTACCACCCGACCCAGGAGCCCTCGTTCATCGAGATCAACTCCGAGCGCGCCCAGTACTGGCTCGGTGTCGGTGCCCAGCCGACCGAGCAGGCCGAGGTTCTGCTCAAGATCACCGGTGACTGGCAGAAGTTCAAGGGCATTGAGGGCCAGGAAGGCACCCTCAAGACCAAGGCTCCGAAGGAGGCCTTCGTGGCCCCCGAGAAGGAATCTGTCATCATCCCCGAGGCCATCACCCCGAAGGCCAAGAAGGAAGACGCTGACGAGGCTGCTGCTGAAGCTCCGGCCGAGGAAGCTGACGAGACCGCTAAGGCTGAGTAA
- a CDS encoding VOC family protein, with protein sequence MNLQVNAQDLLPADLSMGTVMLKVGDMKTMASYYQQALGLEPLSEGLGGVYLGRGSTPLVHLAPAAGLQLPSRGEAGLFHTAFLFEDRSSLAATVATAAQYDPRRFAGSADHLVSEAFYFTDPEGNGIELYFDKPRESWQWNTGADGSREVHMDNVALPPQLYLQNHLTEASLAGQREAGAEIGHVHLQVGDTEVAEDFYVKTLGFERTAGWHGQALFVSAGGYHHHMAMNVWNSRSAGPRKDTLGLGEVVIQVPSEDEVGALAERLSSAKIGHHHTGAELRFEDPWRNQLRVAVG encoded by the coding sequence ATGAATCTTCAAGTAAATGCCCAGGACCTGCTGCCCGCCGACCTCAGCATGGGCACCGTGATGCTCAAGGTCGGCGATATGAAGACCATGGCTTCCTACTACCAGCAGGCGCTCGGACTGGAACCGCTGAGCGAGGGCCTCGGCGGCGTCTATCTGGGCCGCGGCTCCACCCCGCTGGTCCATCTGGCCCCGGCGGCGGGCCTCCAGCTGCCTTCCCGAGGCGAAGCGGGCCTGTTCCATACCGCGTTCCTCTTCGAGGACCGTTCCTCCCTTGCCGCCACGGTCGCAACCGCGGCCCAGTATGACCCGCGCCGGTTCGCCGGCAGTGCGGACCACCTGGTCAGCGAGGCGTTCTACTTCACCGATCCCGAAGGGAACGGCATCGAGCTGTACTTCGACAAGCCCCGCGAGAGCTGGCAGTGGAACACCGGCGCCGACGGCAGCCGCGAAGTCCACATGGACAACGTGGCCCTGCCGCCGCAGCTGTACCTGCAGAACCACCTGACCGAGGCCTCCCTGGCCGGGCAGCGCGAGGCGGGGGCGGAGATCGGCCACGTGCACCTCCAGGTCGGCGACACCGAGGTTGCCGAGGACTTCTACGTCAAGACCCTCGGCTTCGAGCGCACCGCGGGCTGGCACGGCCAGGCCCTGTTCGTTTCCGCCGGCGGCTACCACCACCACATGGCCATGAACGTCTGGAACAGCCGCAGCGCCGGTCCGCGCAAGGATACTCTGGGGCTCGGCGAGGTCGTGATCCAGGTGCCGAGCGAGGACGAAGTCGGCGCGCTGGCCGAGCGGCTCTCCAGCGCCAAGATCGGCCACCACCACACCGGCGCCGAGCTCCGCTTCGAAGACCCGTGGCGCAACCAGCTGCGCGTCGCCGTCGGCTAG
- a CDS encoding alpha/beta fold hydrolase, producing MVFVHGPGRFGAAAWPYQHRLAGKYDCLFLRRHGFAPTAAPLPTDFQADMHIVLANLGEGGHVVAHSHGAISAMMAAVERPDLVRSLTLFEPACLSLTADLPATRAQRERLAPLYAARAELTDEQYQREFSWLMFGSRPGPLRTRQERREARRLRLQEAPWAAPLSIVPGLPTLVVTGGWEPLYEEVGEYLATTGAVHRHAPGHHRPQDRAEGHGLLTEFLLNFEQ from the coding sequence GTGGTGTTCGTGCACGGACCGGGCCGCTTCGGCGCCGCCGCCTGGCCGTACCAGCATCGGCTGGCAGGGAAGTACGACTGCCTGTTCCTGCGCCGGCACGGCTTCGCGCCCACGGCCGCGCCGCTGCCGACGGATTTCCAGGCCGACATGCACATCGTGCTTGCCAATCTCGGGGAAGGCGGACACGTCGTCGCCCATTCCCACGGTGCGATCTCCGCGATGATGGCCGCCGTCGAGCGGCCGGACCTGGTGCGGTCGCTGACGCTCTTCGAGCCCGCCTGCCTGTCCCTGACGGCAGACCTGCCGGCCACCCGGGCGCAGCGGGAGCGGTTGGCACCGCTGTATGCTGCCCGGGCCGAGCTGACGGACGAGCAGTACCAGCGGGAGTTCAGCTGGCTCATGTTCGGCTCCCGTCCCGGGCCGCTGCGCACCCGGCAGGAGCGCCGGGAGGCCCGGCGCCTGCGGTTGCAGGAGGCGCCCTGGGCCGCGCCGCTCAGCATCGTCCCCGGCCTTCCGACCCTGGTCGTCACCGGAGGCTGGGAGCCGCTCTACGAAGAAGTCGGCGAGTACCTGGCCACCACTGGGGCGGTGCACCGGCATGCGCCCGGCCATCATCGGCCCCAGGATCGTGCCGAGGGGCACGGGTTGCTGACAGAATTCCTGCTGAACTTCGAACAGTAG
- a CDS encoding NUDIX domain-containing protein has protein sequence MTKQHLDGFYGSVWKRPASVAVIVRTVGGSVLLAPDPKGGLALPAGLVKSGEDPRGAAARVLDGTSLQLPLGRILAIDYQQVPDSPAEAFTFIYDGGTYEGGELAAAAGGQAGFLDFQLALMELDRTQAAQLKAALDAHELLTVLELRNGQPLETVQRDVPRRELIAGFDGTLSPGR, from the coding sequence GTGACCAAGCAGCACCTGGATGGATTCTACGGTTCCGTCTGGAAACGGCCTGCCTCGGTGGCCGTCATCGTCCGCACGGTCGGCGGGTCGGTCCTGCTGGCCCCGGACCCCAAGGGCGGCTTGGCCTTGCCGGCCGGCCTGGTCAAGAGCGGCGAAGATCCCCGCGGGGCGGCCGCTCGAGTCCTGGACGGGACGTCACTGCAACTGCCGCTGGGCCGGATTCTGGCCATCGATTACCAGCAGGTGCCGGACTCGCCCGCCGAGGCCTTCACCTTTATTTACGACGGCGGTACGTACGAGGGCGGTGAACTCGCGGCGGCGGCCGGGGGACAGGCGGGCTTCCTGGACTTCCAGCTCGCGCTGATGGAGCTGGACCGGACGCAGGCGGCACAGCTGAAGGCCGCGCTGGACGCCCACGAGCTGCTCACGGTCCTCGAACTGCGGAACGGTCAGCCGCTGGAAACCGTGCAGCGGGACGTGCCGCGGCGGGAACTCATCGCCGGTTTCGATGGGACGCTGAGCCCTGGCCGCTAG
- the ffh gene encoding signal recognition particle protein, whose product MFNSLSDRLASTFKNLRGKGRLSEADVDATVREIRRALLDADVAVSVVREFAAHVKERALSEEVSAALNPGQQVVKIVNDELVRILGGETRRIRLAKNPPTVIMLAGLQGAGKTTLGGKLAKWLKGQGHSPILVAADLQRPNAVTQLQVNGQRAGVPVFAPHPGVQSEFEAPTGDPVAVARDGVAEARAKLHDVVIVDTAGRLGIDAEMMQQAADIRAAINPDEVLFVIDAMIGQDAVNTAQAFNEGVNFTGVVLSKLDGDARGGAALSVASVTGKPVMFASTGESLDDFEIFHPDRMANRILDMGDILSLIEQAEKSWDKGEAERMAKKFVDQEDFTLEDFLAQMQQIRKMGSMKKMLMMMPGAAGMRQQLENFDEREIDRVEAIVRSMTPHERLAPKIINGSRRARIARGSGVHVSEVNGLLERFGQAQKMMKKMAQGGGIPGMPGMAGPGGFGGARKGKQVAKGKKKARSGNPAKAAQELREAEERRASARNALPTGAAFGQQQEEFDPSALNLPKGFEKFLGK is encoded by the coding sequence GTGTTCAATTCACTCTCTGACCGGTTGGCCTCAACCTTCAAGAACCTGCGCGGCAAGGGACGCCTGTCCGAAGCCGACGTCGACGCCACCGTCCGCGAGATCCGCCGCGCCCTCCTCGATGCCGACGTCGCCGTTTCCGTGGTGCGTGAGTTCGCCGCCCATGTGAAGGAACGGGCGCTGAGCGAGGAAGTTTCCGCCGCCCTCAATCCCGGCCAGCAGGTCGTCAAGATCGTCAATGACGAGCTGGTCCGCATCCTTGGCGGCGAGACCCGGCGCATCCGGCTGGCAAAGAACCCGCCGACCGTCATCATGCTGGCCGGCCTGCAGGGTGCCGGCAAGACCACCCTCGGCGGCAAGCTGGCCAAGTGGCTCAAGGGCCAGGGCCACAGCCCCATTCTCGTGGCGGCGGACCTCCAGCGGCCCAACGCTGTCACGCAGCTCCAGGTCAACGGCCAGCGCGCCGGCGTCCCGGTCTTCGCGCCGCACCCGGGAGTCCAGTCCGAGTTCGAGGCACCCACCGGCGATCCGGTGGCTGTAGCCCGCGACGGCGTGGCGGAGGCGCGCGCGAAGCTGCATGACGTGGTGATCGTGGACACCGCCGGCCGGCTGGGCATCGACGCCGAAATGATGCAGCAGGCAGCCGACATCCGCGCCGCCATCAACCCGGACGAAGTCCTCTTCGTCATCGACGCCATGATCGGCCAGGACGCGGTCAACACCGCGCAGGCCTTCAACGAGGGCGTCAACTTCACCGGCGTGGTGCTCTCCAAGCTCGACGGCGACGCCAGGGGCGGTGCGGCGCTGTCGGTGGCCTCCGTCACCGGCAAGCCCGTGATGTTCGCATCCACCGGCGAGAGCCTGGACGACTTCGAGATCTTCCACCCGGACCGCATGGCCAACCGCATCCTGGACATGGGCGACATCCTGTCCCTGATCGAGCAGGCCGAGAAATCCTGGGACAAGGGCGAAGCCGAACGGATGGCGAAGAAATTCGTCGACCAGGAGGACTTCACGCTCGAGGACTTCCTCGCGCAGATGCAGCAGATCCGCAAGATGGGCTCGATGAAGAAGATGCTCATGATGATGCCGGGCGCCGCCGGCATGCGGCAGCAGCTGGAGAACTTCGATGAGCGGGAGATCGACCGGGTCGAGGCGATCGTGCGCTCCATGACGCCGCACGAACGCCTGGCGCCCAAGATCATCAACGGCTCCCGGCGTGCCCGCATCGCCCGCGGTTCCGGCGTCCACGTCTCCGAGGTCAACGGCCTGCTGGAGCGCTTCGGCCAGGCCCAGAAGATGATGAAGAAGATGGCCCAGGGCGGCGGTATCCCAGGCATGCCCGGGATGGCGGGTCCCGGCGGCTTCGGCGGTGCGCGCAAGGGCAAGCAGGTGGCCAAGGGCAAGAAAAAGGCCCGCTCTGGCAACCCGGCCAAGGCCGCCCAGGAGCTGCGCGAGGCCGAGGAGCGCCGGGCGAGCGCCCGGAACGCGCTGCCCACGGGCGCCGCCTTCGGCCAGCAGCAGGAGGAGTTCGACCCATCGGCGCTGAACCTGCCGAAGGGTTTCGAGAAATTCCTCGGTAAGTAG
- a CDS encoding glucose-6-phosphate dehydrogenase: MTNPASTPTTNQNPGPEPVRTLLILGASGDLTGRLLLPGLGKLIAQGRTHGLKLVGAGSDDWDTARWRDRVGAAFTDCAGNANDAGRQDLRSVQESTEYHVVDVTADGALARLIDSVEAPVAVFFALPPAVSQKACELLKPQDLPAGTRLVLEKPFGTSQESAASLNRTLLSLVPEDRIHRVDHFLGKATVFNILGLRFANRLLEPLMNNLHVEKVEIFYDESLALEGRARYYDKAGALRDMIQSHLLQIMALMAINAPASLTERDLRDHIGSVLRASSVNPDYAGSTRRARYSAGQIDGRDVPDYAAEDGVDPARDTETLAEIEVSINNFRWAGVPFILRSGKALGEQQKEAIVTFKPVQVPAGFKGVDAPTRLRVGFGPETLQLEIDVNAPGDLFTLDRVALEAAMHAPDLLPYGEVLEGVLRGDPLLSVRGDIAEDCWRIVEPVLKAWAAGDVPLEEYQAGSRGPQGWETSRPDSALPRK; the protein is encoded by the coding sequence GTGACGAACCCCGCGAGCACGCCAACCACCAACCAGAATCCCGGCCCGGAGCCGGTGCGGACGCTGCTGATCCTGGGCGCGTCCGGCGACCTGACGGGGCGGCTGCTGCTGCCCGGACTGGGCAAGCTGATCGCCCAAGGGCGGACGCACGGCCTGAAACTGGTCGGCGCGGGCTCGGACGACTGGGACACGGCCAGGTGGCGGGACCGGGTTGGGGCGGCGTTCACCGACTGTGCGGGGAACGCTAACGACGCCGGCAGGCAGGACCTGCGCTCCGTCCAGGAGAGCACGGAATACCACGTGGTGGATGTCACGGCGGACGGGGCCCTCGCACGCCTGATCGACTCCGTCGAGGCACCGGTGGCGGTCTTCTTTGCGCTGCCGCCGGCCGTTAGCCAGAAGGCCTGCGAACTGCTGAAGCCGCAGGACCTGCCCGCGGGGACCCGCCTGGTGCTGGAGAAACCGTTCGGCACGAGCCAGGAATCCGCGGCTTCGCTCAACCGCACGCTGCTCTCGCTGGTTCCGGAAGACCGGATCCACCGCGTCGACCACTTTCTCGGTAAGGCCACGGTCTTCAACATCCTTGGCCTGCGGTTCGCCAATCGGCTCCTCGAACCGCTGATGAACAACCTGCACGTCGAGAAGGTCGAGATCTTCTACGACGAATCGCTGGCGCTGGAGGGGCGTGCCCGCTACTACGACAAAGCCGGCGCGCTGCGCGACATGATCCAGAGCCATCTGCTGCAGATCATGGCGCTGATGGCGATCAACGCGCCGGCCTCGCTGACCGAACGGGACCTGCGGGACCATATCGGCAGTGTCCTGCGGGCGAGTTCCGTCAATCCGGACTACGCCGGAAGCACGCGTCGCGCCCGCTACTCCGCCGGGCAGATCGACGGACGCGACGTTCCGGACTATGCGGCAGAAGACGGCGTCGACCCGGCGCGCGACACGGAAACGCTCGCGGAAATCGAAGTCTCCATCAACAACTTCCGCTGGGCCGGCGTGCCCTTCATCCTGCGCTCGGGCAAGGCCCTGGGCGAGCAGCAGAAGGAGGCCATCGTGACCTTCAAGCCGGTGCAGGTCCCGGCGGGGTTCAAGGGCGTTGATGCTCCGACCCGGCTGCGGGTCGGCTTCGGACCCGAAACGCTGCAGCTGGAAATCGACGTGAACGCCCCGGGCGACCTCTTCACCCTCGATCGGGTGGCACTGGAGGCGGCGATGCACGCCCCGGACCTGCTCCCCTACGGCGAAGTCCTCGAGGGCGTCCTGCGTGGAGACCCCCTGCTCTCCGTCCGGGGCGACATCGCAGAAGACTGCTGGCGGATCGTCGAACCTGTCCTCAAGGCCTGGGCCGCCGGCGACGTCCCGCTCGAGGAGTACCAAGCCGGAAGCCGCGGCCCGCAAGGCTGGGAAACCTCCCGTCCCGACAGCGCCCTGCCGCGGAAATGA
- a CDS encoding P-II family nitrogen regulator, whose protein sequence is MKLVTAIIRPEKLEDVRGSLESYGVQGLTVSQASGYGRQRGHTEVYRGAEYTVDLLKKLRIEVLVADEWANDIVDVLVATANTGRAGDGKVWLINVEEAVRVRTGERGEAAI, encoded by the coding sequence ATGAAACTGGTCACCGCCATCATCCGCCCGGAAAAGCTCGAAGACGTCCGCGGCAGCCTGGAGAGCTACGGCGTCCAGGGACTGACGGTCAGCCAAGCCAGCGGATACGGTCGGCAGCGCGGACACACCGAGGTCTACCGCGGCGCAGAGTACACCGTCGACCTGCTGAAGAAGCTGCGGATCGAGGTCCTGGTGGCCGACGAATGGGCCAACGACATCGTCGACGTCCTCGTCGCCACCGCCAACACGGGCCGCGCCGGCGACGGCAAGGTATGGCTGATCAACGTCGAGGAAGCCGTGCGGGTCCGCACCGGAGAACGGGGCGAAGCCGCCATCTGA
- a CDS encoding ammonium transporter — protein MDLSAGHVWVMISAALVLLMTPGLAFFYGGMTRAKAALNMMMMSFISIGLVAVVWVLWGYSMSGGDGVAQLFGNPFASFGMEGLLNTEDLIGAGYGATFAIITVALISGAIADRAKFSSWALFVPIWVTLVYCPLAFMVWGGGLLSAEGAIGSWAGEAIDFAGGTVVHINAGMAGLILALILGKRKGFGKDPAQRPHNIPFVMLGAALLWFGWFGFNGGAAGTAEEAGLIWINTMAAPAAAMLGWLVTERIRDGRPTSLGAASGVVAGLVAITPACANVSPVGAIGLGLVAGVLAALGVGLKYKLGYDDSLDVVGVHLVAGIVGTLALGFIALPVDGAGGGLFYGGGFAQLWAQVVAAVVSVVYCAILTVLIGLAIHKTVGFRVSEEEEVTGVDLTQHAESAYEFGGLGTGGTFVPHPATDRSAHEGSKEEVTA, from the coding sequence ATGGATCTGTCAGCAGGTCACGTCTGGGTAATGATCTCGGCGGCCCTTGTGCTGCTCATGACGCCAGGTTTGGCATTCTTCTACGGCGGCATGACCCGTGCCAAGGCCGCCTTGAACATGATGATGATGAGCTTCATTTCCATCGGTCTGGTCGCCGTGGTGTGGGTGCTGTGGGGCTACTCCATGAGCGGCGGCGACGGGGTGGCGCAGCTGTTCGGCAACCCGTTCGCCTCCTTCGGCATGGAAGGCCTGCTGAACACCGAGGACCTGATCGGTGCAGGCTACGGTGCCACCTTCGCGATCATCACGGTAGCGCTCATCTCCGGAGCCATCGCCGATCGCGCCAAGTTCAGCTCCTGGGCCCTCTTCGTCCCGATCTGGGTCACGCTGGTCTACTGCCCGCTGGCCTTCATGGTCTGGGGCGGCGGCCTGCTCAGCGCAGAGGGCGCCATCGGCTCCTGGGCCGGGGAGGCCATCGACTTCGCCGGCGGCACCGTGGTCCACATCAACGCCGGCATGGCCGGGCTGATCCTCGCCCTGATCCTCGGCAAGCGCAAGGGCTTCGGCAAGGACCCGGCGCAGCGTCCGCACAACATCCCGTTCGTTATGCTCGGCGCTGCGCTGCTGTGGTTCGGCTGGTTCGGCTTCAACGGCGGAGCTGCCGGCACTGCTGAGGAAGCCGGCCTCATCTGGATCAACACCATGGCCGCCCCGGCCGCTGCCATGCTCGGCTGGCTGGTAACCGAACGCATCCGCGATGGCCGCCCGACCTCGCTCGGCGCAGCCTCCGGCGTGGTGGCCGGACTGGTCGCCATCACCCCGGCCTGTGCGAACGTGTCGCCGGTCGGCGCGATCGGCCTCGGCCTGGTCGCCGGTGTCCTCGCCGCCCTGGGTGTTGGACTGAAGTACAAGCTCGGCTACGACGACTCCCTCGACGTCGTCGGCGTCCACCTGGTCGCCGGTATCGTCGGTACGCTCGCCCTGGGCTTCATCGCCCTCCCGGTCGACGGCGCCGGCGGCGGCCTCTTCTACGGCGGCGGCTTCGCCCAGCTGTGGGCCCAGGTTGTTGCTGCAGTCGTCTCCGTCGTCTACTGCGCCATCCTGACGGTCCTCATCGGCCTGGCCATCCACAAGACCGTGGGCTTCCGGGTCAGCGAGGAAGAGGAAGTCACCGGCGTGGACCTGACGCAGCATGCAGAAAGCGCCTACGAGTTCGGCGGCCTGGGCACCGGCGGAACGTTCGTCCCGCACCCGGCCACCGACCGCAGCGCCCACGAAGGTTCCAAGGAAGAGGTAACGGCATGA
- a CDS encoding MFS transporter has product MPLFRRLVTVPGAPRDVRDKVSRAPLPRDIKVLIAAAFVIALGYGIVAPVLPQFAASFNVGVAAASVIVSVFAFMRLVFAPVGGALVGKWGERRVYLIGLLIVAVSTGACAIAQDYWQLLLFRGLGGAGSTMFTVSATALILRLAPPNNRGRVSGAYASTFLLGGILGPVAGGLLAGFGLRMPFIVYAVALVIAAAVVAVMLKKPPAGTGEDVPVPEPMAVREALADPAYRAAIVSSFANGWATFGVRMALIPIFAAAVLGAGPATAGLALAVFAVGNALALTFSGRLSDSAGRRPLVIVGLVIAGLSIAAIGFTESVPLFVAASITAGFGSGLLGPAQQAAVADIIGNDRTGGKVLAVVQMATDGGAILGPVLAGVLADRLGYDWAFAATGAVALAAALLWALFGRETLARPSPPKS; this is encoded by the coding sequence ATGCCCCTCTTCCGCCGGTTGGTGACCGTTCCGGGCGCCCCTCGAGACGTCCGCGACAAAGTGTCCCGCGCCCCGCTACCGCGGGACATCAAGGTCCTGATCGCCGCCGCGTTCGTTATCGCCCTTGGCTATGGCATCGTCGCGCCGGTCCTGCCACAGTTCGCCGCGAGTTTCAACGTAGGCGTGGCAGCCGCCAGCGTCATCGTCAGCGTCTTCGCCTTCATGCGCCTCGTCTTCGCTCCCGTCGGCGGTGCCCTCGTCGGCAAGTGGGGCGAGCGCCGTGTCTACCTCATTGGCCTGCTGATTGTTGCGGTCTCGACCGGCGCCTGCGCCATCGCACAGGACTACTGGCAGCTGCTGCTGTTCCGCGGCCTTGGCGGCGCCGGTTCCACCATGTTCACCGTCTCCGCAACCGCCCTCATTCTCAGGCTCGCCCCGCCGAACAACCGGGGCAGGGTGTCCGGCGCCTACGCGTCAACCTTCCTCCTGGGCGGTATCCTCGGCCCGGTCGCCGGCGGCCTGCTGGCAGGGTTCGGACTGCGCATGCCCTTCATCGTCTATGCCGTCGCGCTGGTCATTGCCGCCGCGGTGGTCGCCGTGATGCTGAAGAAACCGCCGGCCGGAACCGGCGAGGACGTCCCCGTTCCCGAGCCGATGGCCGTGCGCGAGGCGTTGGCGGACCCCGCCTACAGGGCGGCGATCGTATCCTCGTTCGCGAATGGCTGGGCGACCTTCGGCGTCCGGATGGCGCTGATTCCTATTTTCGCCGCGGCCGTACTGGGAGCCGGGCCGGCGACCGCCGGCCTTGCGCTCGCGGTTTTCGCCGTGGGCAACGCACTGGCCCTGACATTTTCCGGCAGGCTCTCCGATTCCGCCGGGCGGCGGCCTTTGGTGATCGTCGGGCTGGTCATCGCGGGGCTGTCCATAGCCGCCATTGGATTCACCGAGTCCGTCCCGCTCTTCGTGGCCGCTTCCATAACGGCGGGTTTCGGTTCGGGCCTCCTCGGTCCGGCCCAGCAGGCCGCGGTCGCCGACATCATCGGCAATGACCGCACCGGCGGCAAGGTGCTGGCGGTCGTTCAGATGGCTACGGACGGCGGCGCCATCCTCGGCCCGGTGCTGGCCGGCGTCCTGGCAGACCGCCTCGGCTACGACTGGGCCTTTGCCGCCACCGGAGCCGTCGCGCTGGCCGCGGCGCTGCTGTGGGCGCTGTTCGGCCGCGAAACCCTGGCCAGGCCCTCCCCGCCGAAGTCCTGA
- a CDS encoding carboxylesterase family protein: MDTATLTFAPPCGPVHARDDGAVVRATGIPYATADRFAVPVPSRDRTEPFVAAEPSPACPQVRSRFLAEVLGDALAGLRQDEHCQRLSITLPRNVRTDERLPVMVWIHGGSYTTGAGDAPIMDPARLVAEQRVIVVAVTYRLGLFGFLGSGHTRPANLGLLDQLQALRWVQRNIPAFGGDPDRVTLFGQSSGGDAVAHLMAAPGAEALFRRAILQSPPLGISRGRHRMHAAMARAAEAVTADMPADEVVALQSEVQRHAASFGLMGQMAFGTQYGHHPLPAEHGINAAWDRTAPQIDILIGHTAEEARLYLPTVPALQRAIRVPLIGALIRRAIVRTVTAAVYSRAIRRFARRHARAGGIAHRYVISWAAPGNPYGSAHTIDLPLLLGTRQSWAASRLLAGVSWETVDEQGRRLRQLWADFSRGVPLQERGRIPGLLSYRRIKRR; encoded by the coding sequence ATGGACACCGCCACGCTCACCTTCGCGCCGCCCTGCGGTCCGGTGCACGCGCGGGATGACGGCGCCGTCGTCCGGGCCACCGGCATTCCCTACGCGACCGCAGACCGCTTCGCCGTCCCGGTCCCGTCGCGGGACCGGACAGAACCGTTCGTGGCGGCGGAACCGTCGCCGGCCTGCCCGCAGGTCCGCTCACGCTTCCTCGCCGAAGTCCTTGGCGACGCGCTGGCGGGCCTCCGCCAGGATGAGCATTGCCAGCGGCTCTCCATCACGCTGCCGCGTAATGTGCGAACCGACGAGCGTCTTCCGGTCATGGTCTGGATCCATGGAGGTTCGTATACCACCGGGGCCGGCGACGCTCCGATCATGGACCCGGCCCGGCTGGTCGCCGAACAACGCGTAATCGTGGTGGCGGTGACGTACCGGCTGGGTCTCTTCGGCTTCCTGGGATCCGGGCACACCCGGCCCGCCAACCTCGGGCTGCTGGACCAACTCCAGGCCCTGCGCTGGGTGCAGCGCAACATCCCGGCCTTCGGCGGCGATCCGGACCGGGTCACCCTGTTTGGCCAGTCCTCGGGCGGCGACGCCGTCGCCCATCTCATGGCGGCTCCCGGGGCGGAAGCGCTGTTTCGCAGGGCCATCCTCCAGAGTCCGCCGCTGGGCATCTCCCGCGGCCGGCACAGGATGCACGCCGCCATGGCCCGGGCGGCGGAGGCGGTCACCGCCGATATGCCAGCCGACGAGGTCGTCGCGCTGCAGTCCGAGGTCCAGCGGCATGCCGCTTCGTTCGGGCTTATGGGGCAGATGGCGTTCGGCACCCAGTACGGGCACCATCCCCTGCCGGCGGAACACGGGATCAATGCGGCCTGGGACCGCACAGCCCCGCAGATCGACATCCTCATCGGCCACACTGCCGAAGAGGCGCGGCTCTATCTGCCCACGGTGCCTGCACTGCAGCGGGCCATTCGGGTGCCGCTGATCGGTGCCCTGATCCGCCGCGCCATCGTCAGGACCGTGACGGCGGCGGTCTACTCCCGGGCCATCCGCCGGTTCGCCAGGCGCCATGCACGTGCCGGCGGCATCGCCCACAGGTACGTGATCTCCTGGGCCGCCCCCGGCAATCCGTACGGCTCTGCCCACACAATCGACCTGCCGCTGCTGCTCGGCACCCGGCAGTCCTGGGCCGCGTCGCGGTTGCTGGCCGGGGTCTCGTGGGAGACCGTCGACGAACAGGGCCGGCGGCTGCGGCAGTTGTGGGCCGATTTCTCCCGCGGGGTCCCGCTGCAGGAGAGGGGCCGCATCCCCGGCCTTCTGAGCTATCGCCGGATCAAGCGTCGGTGA